Part of the Mycolicibacterium mengxianglii genome is shown below.
TATCGGAATGCGTTGCGGGCGCTGCTTTTCAGGTCGTGCTCGTCGGGAACACCGTCGTAGTAGCGTGCGCCACCGTCGATTCGCTGGAAGTACTCGGCCGCGAGCTGATCGTCGATGCCGGCGAGTTCCTCGAGCAGGATCTGCCACCGTCGGTGGGCTTGATCATGGCCGGACAGCGGATGCACTGGTCGACCCGAATGCCCGTGCCAGGTGTGACCCCCACCGGGGGTCGGCGGGGGCGGCTCCCACCCTCGCCAGACACGCAGCCAGCGTGATCGCCACCGAATCGAGTACTGGCAGCGCGAGTTCGGATTCGAGGGCCTCGACAGCGTCGGCACCGTGCATGTTGGTGCACATATAGGCGATCGCGTCGGGACCGCTCTCGGCGACCCGCCGGGTGGGCGCCGACAACTCCTGGGGCCGGATCCGGGCGATGTCGGTGGTCTCGTTGAGCCCGAACCCGTGAGCCGCGGTGACCGTGATGCCCTCGCCGCGCAAACACCGGCCGATCTGGGCGTTCATATCGTCGGGGTACGGGGTGACCAGACCGAGGCCGCGCACGCCCAGCGCACCGAACGCAGCCAGGTATGCCTGGGTGGTGGTGAGTGCGGGCACGCCAGTCGCGGCGGTGATGGCGTCGGTGATCGCGCGGTCATGGGGGGTCCCCAGCCACGACCCGGCCGTACCGTTCCAGGCGATCACGTCGACATCGGCGGTGGCCAGCAGGGCCGCCGCCGATGTCATTGCGTCGGTGTCGAATTGGGCATCGGAGGCGCGATCCAGCCCGACCCGGGCGA
Proteins encoded:
- a CDS encoding maleate cis-trans isomerase family protein, encoding MAESPVPSEHPLVTTSRPARIGMVVPSSNTCLEPTTYRMLGERADVSVHFTRIPVARVGLDRASDAQFDTDAMTSAAALLATADVDVIAWNGTAGSWLGTPHDRAITDAITAATGVPALTTTQAYLAAFGALGVRGLGLVTPYPDDMNAQIGRCLRGEGITVTAAHGFGLNETTDIARIRPQELSAPTRRVAESGPDAIAYMCTNMHGADAVEALESELALPVLDSVAITLAACLARVGAAPADPRWGSHLARAFGSTSASAVRP